The following are encoded in a window of Mannheimia varigena genomic DNA:
- a CDS encoding RidA family protein, whose product MTTVIHTENAPAAIGPYVQAVDLGGMIFTSGQIPVNPQTGEIPTDIVQQARQSLNNVKAIIEQAGLSVGDIVKTTVFVKDLNDFAAVNAEYEAFFREHEHPNFPARSCVEVARLPKDVGIEIEAIAVRT is encoded by the coding sequence ATGACAACAGTAATTCACACTGAAAATGCCCCGGCAGCTATCGGGCCTTATGTACAAGCGGTCGATTTAGGCGGGATGATTTTCACTTCCGGGCAAATTCCGGTGAATCCACAAACTGGCGAAATTCCAACCGACATCGTGCAACAAGCTCGTCAATCGCTAAATAATGTAAAAGCTATTATCGAACAAGCAGGCTTAAGCGTAGGCGATATCGTTAAAACTACTGTTTTCGTGAAAGATTTGAACGATTTCGCTGCGGTTAATGCGGAGTACGAAGCCTTTTTCCGTGAACACGAACATCCAAACTTCCCTGCTCGCTCTTGTGTGGAAGTGGCTCGCTTGCCGAAAGATGTTGGTATTGAAATTGAAGCCATTGCCGTTCGCACATAA
- the pgeF gene encoding peptidoglycan editing factor PgeF, whose translation MDKISPSWNAPRHIHAFTTVRTSGVSQPPFDSFNLGDHVGDNPSDVAKNRALLVKKFQLPHAPVFLTQTHSTRVIRLPYHGTDLEADAVYTNEPNQVCLVMTADCLPVLFVSKDGKEIAAAHAGWRGLCDGVLEATVGKFQCPKNEISVWLDPAIGAKAFQVGTEVIEQFCAFDPRAEEAFIQDSSTSGKFLGNLYQLATQRLNQLGIAEVSGGEYCTYTQEDLFFSYRRDKQTGRMATLIWREE comes from the coding sequence ATGGATAAAATCAGCCCGAGCTGGAATGCGCCACGCCATATTCACGCTTTTACCACGGTTCGCACCAGTGGTGTTAGCCAACCGCCATTTGACAGTTTTAATTTAGGCGATCACGTAGGCGACAACCCTAGTGATGTAGCCAAAAACCGAGCATTGCTGGTGAAGAAATTCCAGCTTCCACACGCTCCTGTTTTTCTAACGCAAACGCATAGCACCCGAGTCATTCGCCTGCCTTACCACGGCACGGATTTGGAAGCCGATGCGGTTTACACCAACGAGCCAAACCAAGTCTGCCTAGTGATGACCGCCGATTGCCTGCCCGTGCTTTTTGTAAGCAAAGATGGTAAAGAAATCGCCGCCGCCCACGCAGGCTGGCGAGGTTTATGCGATGGAGTGCTAGAAGCAACTGTTGGAAAATTCCAATGTCCAAAAAATGAAATTTCAGTTTGGCTGGATCCTGCAATCGGAGCAAAAGCATTCCAAGTTGGGACAGAAGTAATTGAACAATTCTGTGCGTTTGATCCAAGAGCTGAAGAGGCTTTTATTCAAGATAGCTCTACAAGCGGTAAGTTTTTGGGAAATCTTTACCAACTTGCCACCCAGCGCCTCAATCAACTTGGAATTGCAGAGGTTTCAGGCGGAGAATACTGCACCTACACTCAAGAAGATTTATTTTTCTCTTATCGTAGAGATAAACAAACAGGGAGAATGGCAACCTTAATTTGGCGAGAGGAATAA
- the hpt gene encoding hypoxanthine phosphoribosyltransferase: protein MKKHHIETLISKQDVLDRIDELAKEINHYYQHNHCKNLVVVGLLRGSFMFMADLVRRLDLPVEVDFLTASSYGSGTESSRDVKILKDLDGEISGKDVLIVEDIIDTGFTLSKVRDILKLREPNSLAICTLLDKPSRREVDVPVEWVGFAIPDEFVVGYGIDYAQKYRNLDYIGKVVIDE from the coding sequence ATGAAAAAACACCATATTGAAACCTTAATTTCAAAACAAGACGTATTAGATCGTATTGACGAATTAGCCAAAGAGATCAACCACTATTATCAGCACAATCACTGCAAAAACTTGGTGGTTGTTGGCTTGCTACGTGGTTCCTTTATGTTTATGGCGGATTTGGTTCGCCGTTTAGATTTACCAGTTGAAGTGGATTTTCTCACTGCGTCCAGCTATGGCAGTGGCACGGAATCCAGTCGTGATGTGAAAATTCTAAAAGATTTAGACGGTGAAATCAGCGGCAAAGATGTGTTAATCGTGGAAGATATTATCGACACGGGGTTTACCTTAAGCAAAGTGCGTGACATTTTGAAATTGCGTGAGCCAAATTCGCTTGCTATTTGTACCTTGCTAGACAAACCGTCTCGCCGAGAAGTTGATGTGCCGGTTGAGTGGGTAGGTTTTGCTATTCCTGATGAATTTGTAGTTGGCTACGGCATCGATTACGCCCAAAAATACCGTAATTTAGATTACATCGGAAAAGTGGTGATTGATGAGTAA
- the pmbA gene encoding metalloprotease PmbA, with translation MSITDKQMLKQQELELRQAVEFALDFAKKAGAEAEVGVTKVAGLSVSSRLEQVENIEFNNDGSLGISVYLGKRKGNASTSDLQPASIQKTVEAALAIAKYTSEDDCAGLADKEMMAFNAPDLELYHQADISVDQAVELAVEAEHYALNADERVVNSDGATFNSHSGIRVYGNTHGMLQSYLSSRYSLSCSVISAYEDQLERDYEYTISREFDKLQSPKWVGEQSAIKAVERLNPQRIKTAEMPVIFYNDVATGLIGHLAGAISGGALYRKSSFLLDKLGEQILPDWFAISERPHLLRQLASSAFDSEGVVTQDREIIIDGVLQTYLMTSYSGRKMGLKSTGHAGGIHNWLVKPNRSGGLNTLLKEMGTGLLVTEMLGSAINSVTGEYSRGAAGFWVENGEIQYPVAEITIAGQLQEMYKNVVAVGDDIEHRSNIQTGSILLEKMKVSGE, from the coding sequence ATGTCGATTACAGATAAACAAATGCTGAAACAGCAAGAGCTAGAATTACGACAAGCGGTCGAATTCGCCTTGGATTTTGCAAAAAAAGCCGGGGCGGAAGCGGAAGTTGGGGTAACGAAAGTCGCAGGCCTTTCGGTGTCAAGCCGTTTGGAACAGGTGGAAAATATTGAATTTAATAATGACGGCTCGCTGGGCATTTCGGTCTATTTAGGCAAACGTAAAGGGAATGCCTCTACCTCTGATCTACAACCAGCCTCTATTCAAAAAACGGTCGAAGCCGCATTAGCCATTGCAAAATATACCTCAGAAGATGATTGTGCAGGTTTGGCAGATAAAGAGATGATGGCATTTAATGCCCCCGATTTGGAGCTTTATCACCAAGCGGATATTTCCGTGGATCAAGCCGTTGAGTTAGCGGTGGAAGCAGAGCATTATGCGCTAAATGCCGATGAGCGAGTGGTAAACAGCGATGGGGCAACGTTCAACTCGCATAGTGGCATTCGGGTTTACGGCAACACGCACGGCATGTTGCAGAGCTATTTGTCTAGCCGCTATTCGTTGTCGTGTAGCGTGATTTCTGCTTACGAAGATCAACTTGAACGTGATTACGAATACACCATTTCTCGAGAGTTCGACAAATTGCAATCACCAAAATGGGTGGGCGAGCAGTCGGCGATTAAAGCGGTGGAACGCCTGAATCCGCAACGCATTAAAACCGCAGAAATGCCGGTGATTTTCTATAACGATGTCGCCACCGGTTTGATCGGGCATTTGGCGGGGGCGATCAGCGGTGGGGCGTTATACCGCAAATCGAGCTTCTTACTTGACAAACTTGGCGAGCAAATTTTGCCGGACTGGTTTGCGATTTCAGAGCGTCCGCATTTATTACGCCAGCTGGCTTCATCAGCTTTTGACAGCGAGGGCGTAGTGACCCAAGATCGTGAAATCATCATTGACGGCGTGCTACAAACTTACCTAATGACCAGCTATTCGGGCAGAAAAATGGGGCTGAAAAGCACTGGTCACGCAGGTGGTATTCACAACTGGTTGGTGAAGCCAAACCGCAGCGGCGGCTTGAATACGTTACTCAAAGAGATGGGAACCGGCTTGCTGGTAACGGAAATGCTCGGTTCAGCCATTAACAGCGTTACCGGCGAATATTCTCGTGGAGCAGCAGGTTTCTGGGTGGAGAACGGCGAAATTCAATATCCGGTGGCGGAAATCACTATTGCAGGGCAGCTGCAAGAGATGTATAAAAATGTAGTGGCGGTTGGCGATGACATTGAACACCGTTCAAACATTCAAACAGGCTCGATTTTATTAGAAAAAATGAAAGTTTCGGGCGAATAG
- the yjgA gene encoding ribosome biogenesis factor YjgA yields the protein MAKKRSKNEIDWTDDEEEIIWVSKSEIKRDSEHLKKLGAELIELTPQNLEKIPLDDDLKEAIRQAQGFKMEARRRQIQFIGKLLRHRDPEPIQEALDKVKNRHNQQQALLHKLELVRDQLINMGDASLDNLLNEYPQLDRQHLRNLIRGAVKEREANKPAKNYREIYQYLKTEIAE from the coding sequence ATGGCGAAAAAACGTAGTAAAAATGAAATTGACTGGACAGATGACGAAGAAGAGATCATCTGGGTCAGCAAAAGTGAGATAAAACGAGATTCTGAACATTTAAAAAAATTAGGTGCGGAACTCATCGAGTTAACGCCACAAAATTTAGAAAAAATCCCTTTAGACGATGATTTAAAAGAGGCAATTCGCCAAGCTCAGGGCTTTAAAATGGAGGCTCGCCGTCGCCAAATTCAATTTATCGGCAAGTTGCTTCGTCACCGTGATCCTGAGCCAATTCAAGAAGCCTTAGATAAGGTGAAAAACCGCCACAACCAACAGCAAGCATTGTTGCACAAATTGGAGTTAGTACGTGATCAGCTGATCAATATGGGCGATGCGTCGCTAGATAACCTGTTAAACGAATATCCTCAGTTAGACCGCCAACATTTACGTAATTTAATTCGTGGTGCGGTAAAAGAGCGTGAGGCGAACAAACCGGCGAAAAATTATCGTGAAATTTATCAATACTTAAAAACGGAAATTGCGGAGTAA
- a CDS encoding SirB2 family protein, with product MEYLSTILKTHFGLAYISLVLLLIRGFLAAKAVDWRQYAVLRIAPHIVDTILLVTGIAAVAIFLAYDFFTLPQFSWLLPKMLFLVLYIVFAAKAFRKGQPFSLKFYLLSVFSFMMIMLTATFK from the coding sequence ATGGAATACCTATCAACTATCCTTAAGACCCATTTTGGCTTAGCTTACATCAGCTTAGTGTTATTATTAATACGTGGTTTTTTAGCCGCTAAAGCGGTTGATTGGAGACAATATGCCGTTTTACGCATTGCACCTCATATCGTTGATACTATCTTATTGGTAACAGGTATTGCTGCGGTTGCTATTTTCCTTGCATATGACTTTTTCACACTGCCACAATTTAGCTGGTTATTGCCTAAAATGTTATTTTTGGTGCTATACATCGTTTTTGCGGCTAAAGCCTTCAGAAAAGGGCAACCATTCTCATTGAAATTCTATCTGCTCTCCGTATTCTCATTTATGATGATTATGCTTACTGCAACCTTTAAATAG
- a CDS encoding DUF554 family protein, translating to MIGPFVNAGAVILGGLLGAYLGSRLPERLRTTLPLIFGLCCFGLGMMLTASVKYMSAVALALILGTIIGELIYLEKKIGKAASSAQGIIDKIFPPRHSLSQEEFLEKFIAILVLFCVSGTGIFGAINEGITGDPSVLYIKSILDFFTAMIFATSLGYVVTTVALPLVIIQAILVLLASIIMPLTTPNMLADFSATGGLLLFATGFRICGIKNFPVANMLPALLLAMPISYLWERLVS from the coding sequence ATGATCGGACCTTTTGTTAATGCGGGAGCAGTTATTTTAGGTGGCTTATTAGGCGCTTATTTAGGCAGCCGGTTGCCTGAACGACTTCGCACTACATTGCCGCTCATTTTCGGTTTATGCTGCTTCGGCTTAGGAATGATGCTAACGGCTTCGGTAAAATATATGTCTGCTGTAGCCCTTGCTTTAATTCTTGGCACAATTATTGGTGAACTAATTTATCTCGAAAAGAAAATCGGGAAAGCAGCCAGCTCAGCACAAGGCATAATCGACAAAATTTTTCCGCCAAGGCACTCTCTATCTCAAGAAGAGTTTCTGGAAAAGTTTATTGCGATTCTCGTGCTTTTTTGCGTAAGCGGAACAGGTATTTTTGGTGCAATCAATGAAGGGATAACAGGCGATCCAAGTGTTCTTTATATTAAATCTATCTTAGATTTCTTTACGGCAATGATCTTCGCGACATCATTAGGCTATGTTGTAACAACCGTTGCCCTGCCACTTGTGATTATTCAAGCGATATTAGTTCTACTTGCATCAATCATAATGCCGCTTACCACGCCGAATATGTTAGCTGATTTTTCGGCAACAGGTGGATTGCTCCTGTTTGCAACGGGTTTTCGCATTTGTGGTATTAAAAATTTCCCGGTGGCGAATATGCTGCCTGCATTACTGTTAGCAATGCCAATCTCTTATCTTTGGGAACGATTAGTGAGTTAA
- a CDS encoding UbiX family flavin prenyltransferase, with product MKKRIIVGISGASGFQYGYKVLELLKPFEEIETHLVISKGAEMTRSLETEYEREDLLALADEVHSIQNIGASIASGSFKTSGMIVAPCSMRTLASIANGFSDNLLTRAADVVLKERRKLVLMVREAPINLAHIDNMRKVTEMGGIIFPPIPAFYQQPKSLDEMVTHSVSHALSLLDIEIPNMPHWGE from the coding sequence ATGAAAAAACGTATTATTGTCGGCATTAGCGGAGCAAGTGGATTTCAATACGGCTACAAAGTCTTAGAACTGCTCAAGCCATTTGAAGAGATTGAAACCCACCTTGTGATCAGCAAAGGGGCGGAAATGACCCGCTCTCTTGAAACCGAATACGAACGTGAAGATCTTCTCGCCCTCGCGGATGAGGTGCATTCCATTCAAAATATCGGGGCAAGCATCGCCAGCGGCTCATTCAAAACCTCAGGAATGATTGTTGCCCCTTGTTCTATGCGAACGCTAGCCTCTATTGCTAATGGCTTTAGCGATAATCTGCTAACCCGAGCGGCAGACGTGGTGTTAAAAGAACGCCGTAAATTGGTGTTAATGGTGCGAGAAGCCCCTATCAACCTTGCTCACATTGATAATATGCGAAAAGTGACTGAAATGGGTGGCATTATTTTCCCACCCATTCCGGCATTCTACCAACAGCCAAAAAGTCTCGATGAGATGGTAACACATAGTGTCAGCCACGCCCTTTCTCTGCTAGATATTGAAATTCCTAATATGCCTCATTGGGGGGAGTGA
- a CDS encoding helix-turn-helix transcriptional regulator, translated as MRKTITIDENKNIVGKVDLYRFRTDLMLKYTDIQVNSTVEQEQALFESGLRLVILLDGRSEIHFDSGYFELDASTKPKAAFLPLNRSEMGKKVFQKGQHQKELVIFLYPKWIMESYLTLSSYHQFKQHLKQYSITVTQPMLRLIDEILLPENESEPFYMIEKESKLLSLLSNAFSQLTQSLPLKKDRVYQLTEALDNGRFDNWNLKQIAKYFHTNVTTLQNEFQKYHKITIFAYLRRAKLEQSYNALLNGRSVMQAAELAGYSNAENFSTAFKKHFGITPSQVKRDKIKGIM; from the coding sequence ATGAGAAAGACGATCACTATTGATGAAAATAAAAACATAGTGGGAAAGGTGGATCTTTATCGATTCCGTACAGACCTTATGTTGAAATATACAGATATTCAAGTAAATAGTACTGTAGAGCAAGAGCAAGCCCTATTTGAATCAGGCTTAAGATTAGTTATTTTGTTGGATGGGCGTTCAGAAATTCATTTTGATTCAGGATATTTTGAATTAGATGCAAGCACTAAACCTAAAGCAGCCTTTTTACCCTTAAACCGTTCAGAAATGGGTAAAAAGGTATTTCAAAAAGGGCAACACCAAAAAGAGCTGGTTATTTTTCTTTATCCTAAATGGATTATGGAAAGCTATCTGACTTTATCAAGTTATCATCAATTTAAGCAACATTTAAAGCAGTATTCCATTACGGTTACACAACCTATGCTTAGACTCATTGATGAAATCTTATTACCAGAAAATGAATCTGAACCTTTCTATATGATTGAAAAAGAAAGTAAGTTGCTTTCGTTATTGTCAAATGCCTTTTCACAATTAACGCAATCTTTACCATTAAAAAAAGATCGTGTATATCAACTCACGGAAGCATTAGATAATGGAAGATTTGATAATTGGAATTTAAAGCAAATTGCGAAATATTTTCATACCAATGTAACCACGTTACAAAATGAGTTTCAGAAATATCATAAAATTACGATATTTGCTTATTTAAGACGTGCTAAATTAGAGCAATCTTATAATGCTTTGTTAAATGGACGTAGTGTGATGCAAGCTGCTGAATTAGCCGGCTACTCGAATGCGGAAAATTTTTCGACAGCATTTAAGAAACATTTCGGTATAACGCCAAGTCAGGTAAAAAGGGATAAGATTAAGGGGATTATGTAG
- a CDS encoding TonB-dependent siderophore receptor has product MKKTLYPLSLISLALMTSYVSANDTTATLDTIDVKTKLAATTGYIPVYTTVGTKTVTSLARTPFSVNVVSSDLMQDQAVRSVTEAVAYTSGMMGGYRGNNALIEISIRGIGHKSDGGAIPTYLNGSRYQTAFEIDPFFLESINVIKGPNSILYGQANPGGVMDIITKKASGNPHRQLQFIFGNHNRYQVGLDVEQNLSETLSARLISQLERANWNTQFVKEKGGAFAPSLLWKPATNTELNVYAYYAKKPKAGDRNFLPKEGTINSVNGKKLPYDMFLSDPNYQGLKSEQMQVGYNLSHKVAQSLTFRQNASYHNGEENFKNLVYWSDIGSVLERRARRWDVKTQEISLDNQLEFVFNTANINHTLLSGIDYKRVRQDLDNYMGIAPDFDWQNPVYGVKVAEPHLFSSEVKHLKQLGFYLQDQMEIGNIDLMLGGRYDFAKNSNQDRLANTRESNKNGEFTWRAGAIYNFENGVAPYLSYSTSFVPSAEKDTQGTFLKPTTAEQWEIGVKYQPTQETLLTLAGFKITQKDLANYQWQTRSYEQIGKVEAKGIEVSLNQQLSDKLSVSASYAYLKKEITKDSDGSTIGKTQWGVPRHQASLWAKYKFFDKLTAGVGVRYMGTTFGNNQNTFTVPAYTLYDMSIGYDFMPNLNLQLNAQNLTNKKYVASCANNFSCFYGTERNLSATLNYHF; this is encoded by the coding sequence ATGAAAAAAACACTATATCCACTCTCTTTAATTAGCCTAGCTTTAATGACATCCTATGTATCTGCAAACGATACAACAGCCACTCTTGATACTATTGATGTAAAAACAAAACTTGCCGCGACCACAGGTTATATTCCTGTTTACACCACTGTCGGAACAAAAACTGTTACTTCATTAGCCCGTACACCTTTTAGTGTTAATGTGGTTTCATCTGATTTAATGCAGGATCAAGCAGTACGTTCTGTCACCGAAGCTGTCGCTTATACCTCAGGTATGATGGGCGGTTATCGTGGTAATAATGCTCTCATTGAAATTTCAATTCGTGGAATTGGGCATAAAAGCGATGGCGGTGCAATCCCAACATATTTAAACGGATCTCGCTACCAAACCGCATTTGAAATCGATCCTTTCTTCTTAGAAAGTATCAATGTCATTAAAGGTCCCAATTCTATTTTATATGGGCAAGCTAACCCTGGTGGTGTAATGGATATTATCACCAAAAAAGCGAGTGGTAATCCACATCGCCAGTTACAATTTATTTTTGGCAATCATAACCGCTATCAAGTAGGGCTAGATGTTGAACAAAATCTTTCTGAAACTCTATCCGCCCGTTTAATTAGCCAATTGGAAAGAGCTAATTGGAATACTCAATTTGTGAAAGAAAAAGGTGGAGCTTTTGCACCAAGCCTTTTATGGAAACCTGCGACAAATACAGAACTCAATGTTTATGCTTACTATGCGAAAAAACCAAAAGCAGGCGATCGTAATTTCTTGCCAAAAGAAGGGACGATTAATAGCGTAAACGGAAAAAAACTTCCCTATGATATGTTCCTAAGTGATCCAAATTATCAAGGTTTAAAATCAGAGCAAATGCAAGTGGGCTACAATTTATCACATAAAGTCGCCCAAAGCCTGACATTCCGCCAGAATGCCAGTTACCATAATGGAGAGGAGAATTTTAAAAATTTAGTGTACTGGAGTGATATTGGCTCAGTTTTAGAACGTAGAGCTCGCCGTTGGGATGTAAAAACCCAGGAAATCAGTTTAGATAACCAATTAGAATTTGTCTTTAACACGGCAAATATCAATCATACTTTGTTATCCGGTATCGATTATAAACGAGTGCGTCAAGATCTAGATAACTATATGGGAATTGCTCCTGATTTTGATTGGCAGAACCCCGTTTATGGCGTGAAGGTTGCTGAACCTCACTTATTTTCAAGTGAAGTCAAGCATTTAAAACAGCTTGGGTTTTATCTGCAAGATCAAATGGAAATAGGTAATATTGACCTAATGCTAGGCGGACGTTATGACTTTGCTAAAAATAGTAACCAAGATCGTTTAGCAAATACCAGAGAAAGTAATAAAAATGGGGAATTTACTTGGCGAGCGGGTGCAATTTATAACTTTGAAAACGGCGTTGCACCTTACCTAAGCTACAGCACTTCTTTTGTACCGTCAGCCGAAAAAGATACTCAAGGAACCTTCTTAAAACCAACGACTGCCGAGCAATGGGAAATAGGAGTGAAATATCAACCGACTCAAGAAACCTTGCTCACCTTGGCAGGATTTAAAATTACACAAAAGGATTTAGCAAACTATCAATGGCAAACTCGCTCTTATGAACAAATTGGTAAAGTGGAAGCCAAAGGAATCGAAGTGAGCTTAAATCAACAGCTCTCGGATAAATTATCCGTATCCGCCTCTTACGCTTATCTCAAAAAAGAGATTACCAAAGATAGCGATGGCAGTACAATTGGTAAAACACAATGGGGTGTTCCTCGCCATCAGGCTTCACTTTGGGCAAAATATAAATTCTTTGATAAGCTAACCGCTGGCGTAGGCGTACGCTATATGGGAACGACTTTTGGCAATAACCAAAATACCTTTACCGTACCAGCCTATACGCTCTATGATATGTCAATTGGATATGATTTTATGCCTAATTTGAACTTACAGCTCAACGCACAAAATCTGACGAATAAAAAATATGTCGCCAGTTGTGCCAATAATTTTTCCTGTTTCTACGGAACAGAACGCAATTTAAGTGCGACTTTAAATTATCATTTTTAA
- a CDS encoding alpha/beta hydrolase-fold protein: protein MKKTTACILTFLTHTMLYANNMTIELKKDDFVQGKLTQLAEQPLSLSIIFQDRSTRLLAENVFGEQGFMFKSEHNGTATFSISNYGQNVSGNDFKLEIEQHIPVSAQIAKPKIIENQQLAELSVKIAKNPEKQTAFIDNFWDKAKQAGTPLIEPLDGQQSRVTFLWRGAKQNVRIWGGVSTDHDFMERFGETDLWYKSYVVPNDTLVEYRLAPDIPTLPVDEYTQRRALLATAQADPLNKTPYFEKIGQNLQNTDKFNYYSLVKLAKAPTPSYLLEDSNITKGTMQELVFDSTKLGNKRRLFAYLPENFNTENSYPILYLFDGVEYTERVPTKTILDNMIAQKVIPPTVAIFIENPSSESRRMELPANPIFTQILAEEIVPFAEKSIGVKAKERIISGSSYGGLSSAYTVLNYSHLFKKALILSGSFWWNPKNTPSENSNYIAYEFASKEKLPVCFFISAGFYEGGRSNILETSRHLKDVLLAKGYPVTYMEQSTSHGYLAWQGLISEGLKALLGKGACQHSD, encoded by the coding sequence ATGAAAAAAACGACCGCTTGTATTCTTACCTTTCTTACTCATACCATGCTTTACGCTAACAATATGACGATTGAATTAAAAAAAGACGATTTCGTGCAAGGTAAATTGACTCAACTTGCTGAACAACCACTTTCACTTTCTATTATTTTCCAAGATCGCTCTACTCGCCTACTTGCTGAAAATGTCTTTGGCGAACAGGGTTTTATGTTTAAATCTGAACACAATGGCACGGCTACTTTTTCTATTTCAAACTATGGTCAAAATGTATCAGGCAATGATTTTAAATTAGAGATTGAACAGCATATTCCTGTCTCTGCTCAAATCGCTAAACCTAAAATTATAGAAAATCAACAACTTGCAGAATTAAGTGTAAAAATTGCAAAAAATCCTGAAAAACAGACCGCTTTCATTGACAATTTTTGGGATAAAGCAAAACAAGCAGGCACACCACTAATTGAACCATTAGACGGACAGCAAAGCCGAGTCACTTTTTTATGGCGTGGAGCAAAGCAAAATGTACGAATTTGGGGTGGTGTTTCAACCGATCACGACTTTATGGAACGCTTTGGCGAAACCGATTTATGGTATAAAAGCTATGTCGTACCTAATGATACTTTGGTTGAATATCGCCTTGCCCCTGATATTCCAACGTTACCTGTAGATGAATATACCCAACGCAGAGCCTTACTTGCAACAGCCCAAGCCGATCCGCTGAACAAAACACCCTACTTTGAGAAAATAGGGCAAAATCTACAAAATACAGATAAGTTTAACTACTACTCTCTTGTTAAATTAGCAAAAGCCCCAACACCATCTTATCTACTTGAAGACTCCAATATCACAAAAGGCACAATGCAAGAATTGGTTTTCGATAGTACCAAACTTGGGAATAAACGCCGATTATTTGCCTATTTACCAGAAAATTTTAATACGGAAAACAGCTATCCCATTCTCTACTTGTTTGATGGCGTGGAATATACTGAACGTGTACCGACAAAAACGATTTTAGATAATATGATTGCTCAAAAAGTGATTCCCCCGACTGTCGCTATTTTTATTGAAAATCCATCTAGTGAATCAAGACGAATGGAGCTACCTGCTAACCCAATTTTTACCCAAATATTAGCGGAAGAAATTGTTCCCTTTGCCGAAAAATCCATTGGTGTGAAAGCAAAAGAGCGGATTATCAGTGGTTCTAGCTACGGTGGATTATCTTCGGCTTATACTGTGCTAAATTATTCCCATCTATTTAAAAAAGCACTGATTTTATCAGGCTCATTTTGGTGGAATCCTAAAAATACACCGAGTGAAAATAGCAACTACATCGCATACGAATTTGCGAGCAAAGAAAAGTTGCCTGTTTGCTTTTTTATTAGTGCCGGATTTTATGAAGGCGGAAGATCGAATATATTGGAAACATCTCGCCATTTAAAAGATGTTTTACTGGCAAAAGGCTACCCTGTGACTTATATGGAACAATCAACTTCCCATGGCTATTTAGCTTGGCAAGGGTTAATTAGTGAGGGATTAAAAGCATTATTAGGTAAAGGGGCTTGTCAACACTCCGACTAG
- a CDS encoding sulfurtransferase TusA family protein has translation MEYVLDLTGYACPLPLLMAKKAMLDLQKSDSLTLILNKQSSLADFELLAEEQQWLIKCDEQAVENLVIFTIP, from the coding sequence ATGGAATATGTTTTAGATTTAACCGGCTACGCTTGCCCTTTGCCGTTATTGATGGCGAAAAAAGCGATGCTCGATCTCCAAAAAAGTGATAGTTTAACGCTTATTTTAAATAAGCAGAGTAGCCTCGCTGATTTTGAATTATTGGCTGAAGAGCAGCAATGGCTGATTAAGTGCGATGAACAAGCGGTCGAAAATCTGGTGATTTTTACCATTCCCTAG
- a CDS encoding hemerythrin domain-containing protein: MQQLEPQTFASWAEPIDMLYACHGKVKSFCKQLQILPDYLEKNGINQAVKNDVQQILNYFNISAPLHHADEEDDFFPELIKVQPQAQTEVDELERQHVDLHKNWDNLSSQLEDLLAGKRENIDRDLIARFVAGYDVHIAIEEPLFELGREHLAQEKLSEMGKVMADRRKL, from the coding sequence ATGCAACAACTCGAACCCCAAACATTCGCCAGCTGGGCAGAGCCGATTGATATGCTTTACGCTTGCCACGGCAAAGTTAAAAGTTTCTGTAAGCAACTACAAATTTTGCCTGATTACCTTGAGAAAAATGGCATTAACCAAGCGGTGAAAAATGACGTTCAGCAAATTTTGAATTATTTCAACATTTCCGCACCACTTCACCATGCCGATGAAGAAGATGATTTCTTCCCTGAGCTGATTAAAGTGCAACCCCAAGCCCAGACAGAAGTGGACGAACTAGAGCGTCAGCACGTGGATTTACACAAAAATTGGGACAATTTATCCTCCCAACTGGAAGATCTACTGGCAGGCAAACGTGAAAATATTGACCGTGATCTGATTGCTCGCTTTGTGGCAGGTTACGATGTGCACATTGCGATTGAAGAGCCACTTTTCGAACTAGGGCGTGAACATTTAGCTCAGGAAAAATTATCGGAAATGGGTAAAGTAATGGCAGATCGCCGCAAACTGTAA